The Corynebacterium halotolerans YIM 70093 = DSM 44683 region TGACGTAGTCACCCCCGAAATAGTCCCGCCCGACCAGATCCGGGTAGGCGTCGTCCCGTTGCGAGCAGTAGCCGCGGAAGAAACCGTCGAGCTGCTCCGGGATGGCCGGGTTCGCGGGGAAGGAGTCCCCCATCGCGACGTAGGCCCGCCCCGCCTGCGCCTGCGCCGCCGGGGCGGTGAACAGGGCTGTCACCAACACCGCGACGGCCGCGATCACCGCCGCCATCCCCCGGGTGCCGGTACCGGTTCGCATGGACATCGTCTCTCCCATCCTTCGCCAACCTCGGATCCGCGTCACTTGCCACGGTATCTGTGGAGGCACCCTAACAGGACGGCACCGGTTTCGCGGTGGAACGGCCCGGAATCGACGAGGACCCGGGCGCGTGCCGCGCACCCGGGTCCGTGAAGGCTGATCAGAAGGTCCTAGTCGCCGATCTGATCGCGACCGCGCTGGACGATGAGCGGATCGGGCTGGCCGACAAGCTCGTGGTCCTTGTCGGTGTACTCGAACTTGCTGAGCACCACGCGTATGGCGTTGATGCGGGCGCGCTTCTTGTCATTCGACTTGATGGTGATCCACGGGGACTCGTCGGTGTCCGTGTAGCGGAACTGCTCCTCCTTGGCGCGGGTGTAGTCGTCCCACAGATCCAGGGAGGCCAGATCCATCGGCGAGAGCTTCCACTGGCGGACCGGGTCCACCTGCCGGATGGCGAAGCGGGTGCGCTGCTCCTTGCGGGTGACGGAGAACCACAGCTTGGTCAGCGAGATACCCGAACCCAGCAGCATGTTCTCCAGCATCGGGGTCTCCCGCAGGAACTCGGCGTGCTGCGACTCGGTGCAGAAGCCCATGACCCGCTCCACGCCGGATCGGTTGTACCAGGAGCGGTCGAAGAACACGATCTCGCCGGCCGCCGGGAAATGCGCGATGTAACGCTGGAAGTACCAGGAGGTGGACTCGCGCGGGGAGGGCTTCTCCAGGGCGACAGTGCGGGCGCCACGCGGGTTGAGATGCTCGTTGAACCGCTTGATGGTGCCGCCCTTGCCGGCGGCGTCA contains the following coding sequences:
- the ppk2 gene encoding polyphosphate kinase 2, yielding MADHKDDELPVIDLAQTEGYVVDDTDEDDPVLLRPDGTAIETWRENYPYDERMTREEYDKVKRALQIELLKFQNWTKETGQRHIILFEGRDAAGKGGTIKRFNEHLNPRGARTVALEKPSPRESTSWYFQRYIAHFPAAGEIVFFDRSWYNRSGVERVMGFCTESQHAEFLRETPMLENMLLGSGISLTKLWFSVTRKEQRTRFAIRQVDPVRQWKLSPMDLASLDLWDDYTRAKEEQFRYTDTDESPWITIKSNDKKRARINAIRVVLSKFEYTDKDHELVGQPDPLIVQRGRDQIGD